GATATTCGAAGTCGCCCGCGACCGCCACCGTGTCGCCCACTCGCAGGCTGCCACGGTCGTGCAGGCCCACGACGTCGCCGGCGACCACGTCCTCCGCGTGCGAGCGCTCGCGCGCCATGAACTCCTGTGGTTGGGCGAGGCGCAGCGTTTTTCCGGTCCTCGATACGACCGCGTCCACTCCGGCCTCGAAGCGGCCCGAGCAAACGCGAAGAAACGCGATACGGTCCCGGTGCTTGAGGTCCATGTTCGCTTGAACCTTGAACACGAAGCCCGAGAACGGTGTGGTGACGGGGTCGATCACGCCCTGGGTGCTCTCCCTGGGAACCGGCGACGGCGCGGCGGCGAGGAATCTATCGAGCAGCACGTCGATACCGAAGTTGGTCAGCGCGCTGCCGAAGAAGACCGGCGTCGCCTCCCCCGCGGCGACGGCGTCCGCGTCCGGTTGCTCGCCAGCCACGTCCAGCAACTCGATTTCCTCGCGGAACTCGGCGACCCCCTTCGAGCCGAGTTTCTGATCGAGCAGGTCGTCATCGAGCCCCACGACGACGGACTCGGGGCGCGACTGTCCGTGGTCCTCCGTGCTCGTGTACAAGATGACCCGGCCGTCCGCGCGGTCGTATACGCCGATCAGCCGACCGTCCTTTCGAACCGGCCAGGTCGCGGCGAAGGCACGGATGCCCAACTCCGTATGCACGTCGTCGATGATGCCGAGGGGGTCCTCACCGACTCGGTCGCACTTGTTCACGAGCGTGAAGATCGGGAGTCGGCGGCGTTGGCAGACGCTGAACAGCTTGCGCGTCTGGCTCTCCACGCCCTTCCGGTTGTCGAGAAGCATGATGGCGCTGTCGGCGGCGGTCAGCGCGCGGTACGTGTCCTCGGAGAAATCCTGGTGCCCGGGCGTGTCGAGCAGATTGATGCGGAAGCCCGCATAGTCGAAGTGCAGCACGCTCGCGGTGATCGAGATGCCGCGTTCCTGCTCCATGGCGAGCCAGTCCGACGTCGCGTAACGCGTGGCCCGCCGCGCTTTCACCGACCCTGCCAGGTGAATTGCGCCACTGAAGAGCAGCAGCTTCTCCGTTAGGGTCGTCTTCCCTGCATCGGGATGGCTGATGATGGCGAACGTGCGTCGCCTGCCGATCTCATGTTCGAGGGATGCCGTCGTGCTCAGCGAATCTCCACGTAGCGTGCCAGGCGCTCGAGCTCGTCGTCGTCGACGTACTTGCCGATCTCGCGCCGGAACTGCGCCATCGCCGCATAGGGGCGGTACTCGTCGAACTCGTGCCGCATGCGGTTGCCCACGCCCGGGATGCTCAGGATCGCCTCGTCCGAAGCGGTGTTCAGATCGATGCGCACGTAGACGTACTGTGCGAGGCGCGCGAGCTCGTCGTCGTCCACGTACTTGCCGATCTCACGGTGGAACTCGGCGAGGCCCACGTACGGACGGTACTCCTCGAACTCGTGCCGCATCCGCCCTCCGACTCCCGGGATGAGCAGGATCTCCTCGTCGCTCACGTCGTTCAGGTCGATCGGCACCCACAGCGCACGGTAGAGCGTCTCGAAGGCGTCCTCCGCCACGTGACCCGAGAGGACGCTGTGCAGATCGGACAGGCGCAGAAACGGGCGGTCTTCCATGATCGCCGCGACCGCGTCCGCGGGAAGCCCCTGTACCGCTCCGAGCTCGTCCTCGGACGCGAGGTTCGGGTTCACGAGGCCGAGGTTGTCGCCGACCTGGGCGCCCGCCGGCGCTGCGATCAAGAGCCCTACCGCCAGTGCTGTCACGCTTCTGATTGCGAGGCGCATGATCATCTCTCCTGCGTACGCGGTCAATCGGTCTCGGGACCGAGCGCCGAGAACGCCGGGTGCCGGAAACAAACTAACAGTCCTAGAAGCCCGAGTTGGGCCATCGTTCCGGGTGCGAGCGCGGGCATCGCACCCTTGAGCGATTCCATGAGCAGTTCCAGGCCCGCCATGGACGGGCGCATCTCCAACTCGAACTCGACATTCGATTTGAGGTGCAGGTAGAGGCCCAGCGCCGCTACGGGCAGATAAAGCAGCATGAGCACGCGGAGGGCGGTCACGAGCTTGCGTGTCGGGCGAAACGCGACGGAGGCGCCCACCAGGAAGCCGAGGCCGAGCAGCACGACCGGCGTCCACTGCAGAGGGTCCTCCATATGCTCGAGAAAGATGAGCTCGGTGGTGGTGCCGGCGCTGCCGAACAGCAGCAGGTACAGCGCGAGTCGTCGCCACAGCTCCACTTCCTGCCTGCCCGTCACCGGACGACCGCGCGGGTTCGGGCCACGATCAGCGCCGAAGCGGCCGCCATCGACTCGTAGTACCGGACGAAGCGGTCCGTCTCGAAGGAATCGTACTCGCTGAGGTTCTGCGCCCAACGGTACGCGATCGGTTGGAACCAGAGCTCGACGGTGACCGTGAACGGCCCCGCGTCCGGACTCACCTGCACGCGGTACCGGACCTCGTCGCCGCCGGCGGTGAACGAGGCGTCGGAGGTCGCCGCGCCGTGCACGCTGACCCGTCCGTCGGCGCGACTCGCGTCGAACCCAGCGGGCAGCAGGCGGTTGTCCTTCACCCAGCGCTCGGCGGACATGAGTCCGGTGGTGACGGCGCCGCGCTGATCCACCATCACGGCTTCGTACACCTGCACCTGAGTCGCCTCGCTGATCTCTTCGTAGTGCGGCTCGTAGCGGGAGCCGTCCTCGTCATGATCGTTGCCCACGATGCTTCCGTCCGGGGAGAAAGCCCCCGAATCGAAGACGCGGCGGCCGTCCCGGTCGTCGACCGTCAGGTGGAGCCAAGCGCGTCTCGAGGGATACGCGGTCGGGAACTTGTGCCCAGCCCGGTTCTGAACCGATACGTCGATCCGCAGCCGATCGCCCTCGAGGCTCGCGCTCTGGATCTCGACGCTCGCAGTTGAGCTGCGCAGATGCGCCTCGGTCCGGTCGGCTGCCAGCGCCATCTCCTGCGGCAACGCTGTTACCCCCAGTTCGTCCCGGTAGCGGTTCAGTAACCGCAGCATGAAGAAGTTGCCACCCTGGAAGACATGTCGGGACACGTCGGCGCGCGCGCGCCCGAGCACGTCCGTGACTGGAACGTCCTCTTGCACCGCAGGCATGTGGCAGTCCTGACAGCTCTCCCCCATCTCCCCCTCCGCCGCGTAGCTGCTCGCTCTCCATTCGAGGTAGGGGCCCTGTTCTGGAAACTCGGGACCCTCGCCGCCGTCGTCGCGCACCGAATGTGTGAAGAGCGTGTGGCAGCTCGCGCACAGCTCCGACGTCTGCACGTGCAGGCCTTCGGTGGGACGAAAGCCGGTCGCCGAGTGCATGATGCCGGCCCCTCCCTCGTCCGGCTCGAAGGGGCCGAACACGCTCCGCCCCTCCTCCGGAACATGCTCTGAGATCGTGAAGCCACCCGTGAAGCTCGACTCTTCACCGAGGCCGTCGGGCTGCACCTGGTGGCACACGGCACAAGAGACGCCATCGACCGCGAGTGCTTTTTCCGTTTCGGTCCCGTCACCGCCGGGCAGGTTCGCGAAGACCGAGCCCGTCCGCCCGTCGGCCTGTGCCGTGACATTCGCCATCGGCATGTGGCAGCGGCTGCAGTTGTCCTCGATAGCCGCGGCCGCTTCCGGGTGATCGATCAATTCCCGCCGCACCGCCGCCTGCCAGTATGGATCGCGTGCGCTGTTCGCCATCATCGACGCCCGCCAATCGTATGCGATCGAGACGTCGAGTCCGGCCGAGGTCGTGACCCCCTTGTGACACGCGATGCACCGGTCGGAGGTGCGAAAGAGATCGCCATTAGGGTCGAGGGGGAGCCACGCCGGCGGCGGCGTGGTCGGAGTCGCGGCGATCACGACGATGCCCAACGCCAGCGGAATCAGCAGGGCGCGCTCGCTCACCACTTCACCACCCCTCGAAGAAGCCGCCGTCGAACCAGTCGAGCAGCAGGTAGACGAGCAGCCGCACCGAGCGCCCGCTCCTATGCGTCGCAGGCACGAGCAGCCCGATGTTGGCGAGCACGTGCTGGCGAGTGTTGAGCGACAGCTGCAGCTGCGGGATCAGGTCGAGGCGGGTCGGCGCGCCTTCCTCGAGATCGCGCTTGACCTGCGCCTCGATCATGGGCGTCCAGCTTCGGCCCCACGCGCCTTCGGTGAATGTGCGCCCGAACGAGACTCTTCCGAAGACCTCGTTCGCGGCGCCGCCGTAGAGCGGCACCTCGGCGCCCGCCTGCGCCTGGATGAAGGCGTCGGCGGGAAGGATCTGGCCGAAAGAGCCGAAGGCCTCGATCGCCGCTCCGTCGGCACCCAGCCCCTTTGACTCCGCGCCGGTCGGCAGGATCACCTCACCGCCGAGCGAGAAGATCGTGCCCGACACGAGGCTGTGGTGCAGCGCGTGCTTCACGCCGAGCGCGACGTCGCCCAAGCCACTGACCCATTCGTCGGAAGCCCCACCCGGTCCTGGCACTGAGCGCCAGCCGAACGGAATCTTGACTTCGATCTGGCTGCGGGGCCCGAAGCGGCGCTCATAGACGAACGCGCTTCCCAGGGAACCGTCGCCTTCCAGGTCCACTCCGGCCTCCACGACCCACTCGTCCTCCGGGTACGCCTTCTCGGTGACGAGGCCACGGGGCAGGTTGAGCTCGCCGCGCGGCCAATTGGGGTCGGTGCACTGGGTGCGGATGTGGTCGATGACCAGTTGGAGCTGGTCCGGAGTGAGGGCTCCACGGAACGCGGGCATCATCTCGCTGAAGCCGCGCACAGGCCCGCCTTCGTGTGCGACCGCGACCCAGTCGCCGTCCGGTTCGCGCGCCGCGAAATCGCAGTCCGTGAAGTCCGGCACAGCCTCTTCGAAGCCCAGCAGCGACCGGTCCAGCCCGCTGCCGTCCGCGCCATGGCACGCCGCGCACGATGCGACGTACAGCTCCTCACCGGTCAGCTGGCTCAGGTCGTCGGGGACCTGCGCGCACAGGGCGCCCGCGCCGACCACGATTGCGCCAGCGGTTGAAACGCAGCTCCATCGCATGCGCCATCGCTCCTTTGGCTGTAGGCCTCGATCCGTCGCGGCGGTCGTCGACGCGGCCCGGCTAGGACCTCCGGCGCAGGACCGTCACCCGGGTCTCTCCCTCGAAGTCGTACGACTTCCCCTTGATCGGGACATCGTGGTCCTTGGCGTGTTCGATCGCCAGTAGCGCTGCGAAGGGGACCTGCCGCCAGCGCTCGATCACGAGATCGAGTTTCCTCGATCCGTAGGGTGGATCCGCGAAACACACGTCGTATGCACCGGCCTCGAGCTTCGCTACGAACGCAATCGCGTCCCGCTTGTAGACCCGACACTTCTTCGTGACCCGTAACGCGGCGACGTTCGCCTTGAGCGAGTGGAGAGCACCGGCTCCGTTCTCGACGAAGTCGACGTGGCGCGCCCCGCGGGAGAGCGCTTCCAGCCCGATCGCCCCAGAGCCCGCGAACAGATCCAAGACTCGTGCTCCGGTGAGATCCGCCTCGAGGAGATCGAGCCACCGGTCACGAACGCCTTCCGGCGTGGGGCGCACGTTTCTGCCGGGCGAGGTCAGATGTCGGCCCGCGAACTTCCCGCTGACGATTCGCATCGCGAAATATCGCGAAACGCCCCGGCCGGGAGCATCCCTGGCCGGGGCGATGCGCGCGATCCGGGATCGCGCTTGCGTTCGTCGTGCTAGAACTCGTACTGCAGCTTGAGCATACCGATGCGGCCGATCTCAGGCGCACCGATAAACTCCTGGTGCAGGTTCCCGAACGCGTTGTTCAGCGTGAGCGACACGATGAAGCCCGAATAGCCTGGAACGTGGTAGCCCATGTTCAAGTCGAGTACTTGGTAGCTCTCTACCTGACCCACGTAGACGCCGGAGTTCATCGGGAAGCCGTCGCTGAACCGCATCCGACCGCCGATGAAGGCACCCACGACCTTGTTGTCGTACATGAGGCCGATCGATCCCTTGTTGGACGGCGCGTTCAGCGCGATGTCTCGACTGCTGCCGCAGGTGCCGTCCCCGTCGAAGTCGAAACACTCCTTGCTCACGTGCGAGTAGGATCCGGTGAGTGTGGTGCGTGACGAAGCGTGCCACTCGAAGCCGACGTCGGCCCCGACGAAGTCAACGTCACCGAAGTTGCGGTACGTCAGAATCAGGTCGGAGTTGGTTCGTTGGTCGGGTGCCACCGTTCCGAGCGGAACGATCGCCGCCCCGGCCGCGATCTCTGCGGCGATCTGACTCGCGAATGCCAGCGGAATGCCGACGCCCGTGAGGCGCCCGACAAGGAAGGACGCGACCGAGGCGCCATCCAGGAACACGCTCGGCGTTTCGACCCTCAAAGGTCCGATGAAGTTATTGATCTTCGTATAGTAGCCGGAGGCTGCAATACGGAGCCGGCCGCCGATGAGGCCGTTGTAGCCTACCTCGTATGTATTGGTAATCGTCGGCTTGAGTCGCGCCACCGGCGACGCGCCTGGATCCGGCAGGAAGGGAATCGACGGATTCTCTGAGTTGAACCGCAGCAAAACCGAGCTGAGGTCGCCGGGCCCGGGGTTGCCCACGATCGCCGCGAACGACTCCGGCGTCAGACCGAGCAGCGGCAACGTCGCCAGCAGCGTGGCATTAGTCAGGGCGAGAGGAACGAGCACGGCGTCCCAGAGAGCCGCACCAGTGGCCGGGAGCTGCACGCCGGGCGCGAACGGTGAGTACATGCAGTAGTTGTTCACACCACCCGCGCAGGTGTTGTTGAACGTAAAGCCCGACTTGGGCACGCCCTGCGTGCGCACGTCGTAGCCGACGGTCGGCGTGAGCGGTATCCGACCCGCCACGAGGTCCAAGAACAGGTTGTTCGTGGTCGGCGTACCGAAAGCGCGATTGTAAGTCGTGCGCAGGCTGTGCCCGTCCGCTGGACTGAAGACCAGTGCGGCACGCGGTGAGAAGACCGGGTCCTCGAGGTGCTCGTGATCGTCCACGCGTAGCGCGGCCACGAAGTTCAATCGGTCGCTGAGCCGCGTGGTGGTGTGGAGATAAGCACCCATCTCGGTAGTCTGGTCACTATCCTCGTTGATGCCTGTGATCGTGCCCTTCGTGTCCGGGTTCGTCTTTGTGTAGTCGTAGCCCACGACCGCGTCGATGCGACTGGTCAGCGTCAGGTTGTACTGGAGTTGCGCGGCCAGGACGGTGGACTCGTCCACGATCCGCTGGCCCGTCCGTAGCAGGTAGGTGTCACCCGAGTCGCTGCCGTTGAAGAAGAGCTGAGCGAAGAGAGCGCCCCTTCGCATCTGGGCCTGGAAGAACTGGTACTTCCAGTTTTTGACCTGGCCCGCTCCAATACCGGTCAACTCGACCGAGCTGATGAGCTCGTTGAGGCCGTAAGTGAGGATGATCTCGTCGTCCTCGTTGTCCCAGGGTCGGAAGTCCGCCCGGGCCTCGATGCTGTACCGCTCGGCGTTGTAATCCCGGTTCCCGATGAGTGGATCGCCCGGGTTGTTGGCTGCCGCTGCCCCTTCTACTGGATCGTTGTAGGTGAAGTCGTCACCACGGAAGTATTGCCCGGAGATCTTGAAGCCGACATTCCGGTCCTCGTTCGCCCACGACTGTCGGAAAACACCCTGGACGAGCCTGCGGCTGCCGCCGGCCACGCTGAAGGAGGTTCCCGGGTTATCGATCGGGGACTTCGTGATGATATGCATGACGCCATTGGCGGAGTTCGGCCCGTACAGCGCGGCCGCCGGGCCGAGCACGACCTCCACGCGCTCCACGTCGAGCGGTGTCGCCGCGACCATGTTGTACGCGTTGAGGTTGATCGACGGCACCCTGGCGTATCGGTTGTCCGTCAGGACCAGCAACGCGCCCGAGAACACGTTGTTGAAGCCGCGCACCACGGTGTTGCTCTGGAAGATGCCTGTCTGGATCGCGTCCACCCCCGGCTCACCCCTGATGTAGTCGACCACCGTCGTCGCGCCCAGCCTCTCGATCGTCTCGGCGTCCACGGTGATGACATGGGCAGGCGCAAGGTCCGTGCGCTGCTCGCGTCCGCGACTCACCGTGACGTTGACGCCACGCAACACGACCGCGGTCGACGTCAGTTCGACCGTGATGGACTCGCCCGCCTGCACGCCCCCGATCGACCGCGTCTCGAAGCCGATGAACTGGACGACGATGGAGTGTCGTCCGCTCGGCACGGCGACGCTGAAGTTGCCTCGGGCGTCGGTCAGAGAGCCACTGGTGCCTCCGACCACCGACACTTGCGCTCCTACGATCGGCTGGCCGTTCGCGGCGTCGACCACCTGCCCGGAGATGGCCTGCTGCGCTGCGGCCGGCACGGCGAACGCCAAGAACGCCACAAGCGAAAATCCGAAGAAACCGGTCACTCTTGAGCACGCCATGCGACTAACTCCTTCATATCGGAAATGCGACAGAGGAGGGTTTAGGGCGAAACTACACCCGTTTCCCGGGAGGCGCCAAAGGATTCGTTACGTACGCACAGTGGCGTTGTGACGTATGTGGTTTGGTTGATACGTCCTCGGCTGGAGCGTTGCCGGATGCTGGAAGCTGCGGTGGGCTCGCCCGGAGGTCGTTCATAACTACCTTATGCATCGACCTTTCCTGGAAGCGGGTGTATGCGGTCGTCGGACCGTGTCGCCCGTAGACACCCTCCCACGATGAGTTCTTCCTCCTCACCTCGCGCACCGCTTCTGCTCGCGCACTCGTACTACCTCGTGTACGACGAGAAGCAGACGCGGAAGATGAAGCCGTACGCCCCGCTGGGTACGCTCGTCACGGCGGCGTTGGTCAGGGAGCGCGGCTACGAAGTGGAGCTCTTCGACTCGATGCTGGCCCCGGGGGTCGAGGCCTTCGAGCGGATGCTCGATGACGTCCGTCCTGACCTCGTGGGCATCCTCGAGGACAACTTCAACTTCCTCACCAAGATGTGCACGCTCCGCATGCGACGGGCCGCCCTGGAGATGATCGAGGCTGCCAAACAGCGCGGCTGCCGAGTGGTCGTAAACGGATCGGACGCTACCGACCGTCCCTTGGTGTATCTCGCGGCCGGAGCGGACGCCGTGATCCTGGGCGAGGTGGAAGAGACCTTCTGCGACGTCGTCGATGTCCTCACGGCTGACCCCGGGGCGGATCTAGGAGCAGTTCCGGGGCTCGCGTTGCCCGGTCCGGGATCGTCAGACACGGGCGCGAACGGCTCGCCGGACAGCGTTCGCCGGACGGCTCTCCGAACACGCATCTCCGACCTGGACGCGCTCCCGTTCCCGGCCTGGGACCTCGTCGACGTAGAGCAGTACCGGGCGGCTTGGACGCGTACCCACGGGAGGCTCTCCTGGAACATGGCTACGTCCCGGGGCTGCCCGTACGGATGCAACTGGTGCGCGAAGCCGGTCTTCGGCCGGCAGTACGCACAGCGCAGCCCGGCGAATGTGGCGGAGGAGCTGAGGCTCCTCCGTGAACACGTCCGGCCCGACCACGTATGGTTCGCCGACGACATCTTCGGACTCACCGCGGGCTGGATCGAGGACTTCGCCGACGAGGTGACGAAGCGGGGGACCCGCACGCCGTTCTCGATTCAGTCTCGCGTCAACCTGATGAAGCCCCGGAGCGTTGCGGCACTCGATGAGTCCGGGGCCGAAGAGGTCTGGCTCGGCGTCGAGTCAGGCTCGCAACAGGTGCTCGACGCGATGGACAAGGGCACTCAAATCGAGCAGATCCGCGAGGCGACCCGGACTTTGAAGGCGCAGGGCATCCGGGCCTGCTGGTTCATCCAGCTCGGCTACCTCGGGGAGCACAAGGAGGACATCCTTCGCACTCGCGACCTGATCCTCGAGGAGCGGCCCGACGAGATCGGGGTGTCCGTCTCGTACCCGTTGCCAGGAACACCCTTCTACGAAGCGGTACGCTCGCAGGTCGGCACCAAGCGCAACTGGGAGCACACCGACGACCTGGACATGCTTTTCCACGGCACTTATACGGCCGACTTCTACCGCATGTTGCGAGACATCCTCCACGAGGAGGTGGACGCGTACAACGGCGGCGGCGCGACCCTATCCGCGGAGTGGGATGAGCTCTGGGCGCGGGAGGCCGAGTTCCGTAACCTGGTCGCGGTCCATGATTAGCTCGACTCGCGTCCCCGCGGCGGTCGCGGCGTTCGACGCGTCTGCCGACGTGTTCGACGGGCGCTTCGGCACCTGGGCCAGCGTCGCCGCTCAGCGTCGCGCGGTACGCCGGCACCTCGTGGGGGCGTTTCCACCCGGCGCACGCGTGCTCGAGCTGGGGGGCGGGACTGGCGAAGACGCGATCTTCTTGGCGCTCAAGGGCCGCGACGTGCTCCTCACCGACGGATCCGAGCGCATGCTGCACAGGGCCACGGAAAAGGCGGTCGCCCAGGGGTGCGCCGACCGCGTCGACACAGCCGTGCTCGTGCTGGAGGAGATCGAGGAGTTCGCGGCCGAGTGGCGGTCCCGTGGCGGCGAGTTGTTCGACGGAGCGTACTCGAACTTCGCCGCGTTGAACTGCGTAGCCGACCTCCGAGCCGTGGCTCGGGGGCTCGCGGCTCTGCTCCGTCCTGGCGCCCCCGCGCTGCTCGTGCTCTTCGGGCAGTTCCCTCCGGGGGAGGTGGTCGTCCAGCTTGCGCGGGGCGACCCGCGAACCGCGGTGCGCCGGCTGGCGCGCGCTCCGGTTCCCGCACGCCTCGGCGGTGTGGACTTCACGGTACATTACCCGAGTCCCCGGAAGGTCGCCGGGGCCTTCGCCCCGGAGTTCCGCCGGGTGCGTACCCGCGGCGTCGGGATCTTCGTGCCGCCCAGCGCCGCCGAGCCTGCGATCTCGGCACACCCGCGCCTGCTCCGCGCGCTCGAGGCGCTCGACCGGATCGCCGAAGCTCCGCTCGCGCTCCTCGGTGACCACGTACTCGTCCACCTGGAGCGGACTGCGTCACACGTCGTCCCCGGGGAGGGCACGCTGACTCCCGCGCCGCCGGCCCGTGTTTCGGCGGAGGCGCTCCGCCGGTTTCGCACCGCGTACGCCGAGCATCGGGCCTCGGAAGGCCGAGGCCGGGGCGGCGAGGACGAGGTGCGCGCGCTTCCCTATGTGCGCAGCGGCCCGACCGCGTCGCAGTGGCGAGTGCGCGCGAGGTCATTCGAGCGCTTCATCTCGATGGTCCTCGACCCGCTGGCGCGCGAGCTCGGGCCGCGGCCGCTCCACCTGCTGGACCTGGGCGCTGGTAACGCGTGGCTCAGCTGCCGGGTGCGCGCCCTGGGACACCGTGCGACCGCGGTGGACCTCCGCGTCGACGACGTCGACGGGCTGGGTGTGTTGGCGGGCGGCGCCTCCGGACCCGCAGCCCCTCCGGACCGTGTCGCGGGATCGTTCGAAGCCTTACCGATCGCGGATGACGCCGCCGACATCGCGGTGTTCAACGCCGCGATCCACTACGCGCTCGACCTGGAGCGGGCGCTCGCCGAGGCGTGCCGCGTCGTCCGAGCCGGCGGGCGCATTGTCGTGATCGACTCCCCCTTCTACGACTCCGCGGCCCACGGGGAGGCGATGGTGGCCGAAAAGCAGGCGCAGGCCGAAGCCCAGTTCGGCTTGCTCGCGCCGGACCTGCTCGCGCTGCCCTTCATCGAGTTCCTCACGGCGGACCGGTTGGCCCGAGCCTCCGAACCGTTCGGGCTCGCCTGGCGCCGCCGCCGCGTACGTTATCCGCTTGCTTACGAGCTGCGTCCGCTGCTTGCTCGGCTTCGCGGCCGGCGAGCCCCGTCCCGCTTCGACGTGTGGGAGGCCAAGGTCCCGTGATCGTCTTTGTGAACCCACGCTCTACACGCCCCCGGAACCGCCGGTTTCCGCTCTCGCTGATGTCGGTCGCAGCCGTGTTGCCAGAGGACGTGTCGTGGGAGATCGTCGACGGCAACCGGCCGGGTGTGGATCCGCTGGCCGAGGTCTCGGCCCGGATCGACGCGGCGAGAGGGAGCCGCGATCCAGTACGGGCCGTGGCCATGACCGTCATGCCGGGTCCACAGCTCGTGAGCGCGGTGCCGATCGCGAAAGGGTTGAAAGCCCGCCATCCTGACGTTCCGATCGTGTGGGGGGGCTACTTCCCGAGCCTCTACCCGAAGCCGGTCCTCAACGCGGACTACATCGACTTTGTCGTGCGTGGCCAGGGGGAGACGACGTTTCTCGAGCTGCTCGACGTACTCGAGGGACACCGGGACCCGGCGACGGTGGCTGGGCTCGCGTTCCGGGATGGAGGCGAGCACCGGATCGGACCGGAACGCCCCTGGGTCGGCCCCGAGGAACTCCCGCCGCCCCCGTACCACCGCATTCCCGTCGACGACTACCTCCACCCGACGTCCCTGGGCCGCCGCTCCGGCGTCTATCAGGCTTCGATCGGCTGTCCGTACGGGTGCAAGTTCTGCGGCGTGATCTCGGTGTACGGGAGCCGTGAAAAGATAGAGGCACCCGAGCGCACGGCGAAGCACGTCGCGTTCCTGGCCCGCGAGCACGGCATGGACAGCCTACACTTCTACGACAACAACTTCTTCGTTCGGGAGGACCATGCGCTGGAGCTGAGCGAGCGCATTACGCCCTTGGGGCTTTCGTGGTGGTGCGAGTCACGCATCGACGCGCTTCTCCGTTTCTCCGAGCCCACCTGGAGGGCGATCCGGGCATCGGGCTTGAGGATGGTG
This genomic interval from Gemmatimonadota bacterium contains the following:
- a CDS encoding peptide chain release factor 3 → MSTTASLEHEIGRRRTFAIISHPDAGKTTLTEKLLLFSGAIHLAGSVKARRATRYATSDWLAMEQERGISITASVLHFDYAGFRINLLDTPGHQDFSEDTYRALTAADSAIMLLDNRKGVESQTRKLFSVCQRRRLPIFTLVNKCDRVGEDPLGIIDDVHTELGIRAFAATWPVRKDGRLIGVYDRADGRVILYTSTEDHGQSRPESVVVGLDDDLLDQKLGSKGVAEFREEIELLDVAGEQPDADAVAAGEATPVFFGSALTNFGIDVLLDRFLAAAPSPVPRESTQGVIDPVTTPFSGFVFKVQANMDLKHRDRIAFLRVCSGRFEAGVDAVVSRTGKTLRLAQPQEFMARERSHAEDVVAGDVVGLHDRGSLRVGDTVAVAGDFEYPGVPRFSPEHFAQVRLDEVMRRKQLDRGLSHLAEEGTIQLLFAPSLTGPVPIVGAVGRLQFDVLVDRLRREYGVSIRLETLPFHCARWVTGDESEIKRLGSMHGRRLVEDVDGLPMVLFDNEWALQRSEGQAEDIRFHEVQPKPET
- a CDS encoding c-type cytochrome; the encoded protein is MRWSCVSTAGAIVVGAGALCAQVPDDLSQLTGEELYVASCAACHGADGSGLDRSLLGFEEAVPDFTDCDFAAREPDGDWVAVAHEGGPVRGFSEMMPAFRGALTPDQLQLVIDHIRTQCTDPNWPRGELNLPRGLVTEKAYPEDEWVVEAGVDLEGDGSLGSAFVYERRFGPRSQIEVKIPFGWRSVPGPGGASDEWVSGLGDVALGVKHALHHSLVSGTIFSLGGEVILPTGAESKGLGADGAAIEAFGSFGQILPADAFIQAQAGAEVPLYGGAANEVFGRVSFGRTFTEGAWGRSWTPMIEAQVKRDLEEGAPTRLDLIPQLQLSLNTRQHVLANIGLLVPATHRSGRSVRLLVYLLLDWFDGGFFEGW
- a CDS encoding RsmD family RNA methyltransferase, translated to MRIVSGKFAGRHLTSPGRNVRPTPEGVRDRWLDLLEADLTGARVLDLFAGSGAIGLEALSRGARHVDFVENGAGALHSLKANVAALRVTKKCRVYKRDAIAFVAKLEAGAYDVCFADPPYGSRKLDLVIERWRQVPFAALLAIEHAKDHDVPIKGKSYDFEGETRVTVLRRRS
- a CDS encoding TonB-dependent receptor; amino-acid sequence: MACSRVTGFFGFSLVAFLAFAVPAAAQQAISGQVVDAANGQPIVGAQVSVVGGTSGSLTDARGNFSVAVPSGRHSIVVQFIGFETRSIGGVQAGESITVELTSTAVVLRGVNVTVSRGREQRTDLAPAHVITVDAETIERLGATTVVDYIRGEPGVDAIQTGIFQSNTVVRGFNNVFSGALLVLTDNRYARVPSINLNAYNMVAATPLDVERVEVVLGPAAALYGPNSANGVMHIITKSPIDNPGTSFSVAGGSRRLVQGVFRQSWANEDRNVGFKISGQYFRGDDFTYNDPVEGAAAANNPGDPLIGNRDYNAERYSIEARADFRPWDNEDDEIILTYGLNELISSVELTGIGAGQVKNWKYQFFQAQMRRGALFAQLFFNGSDSGDTYLLRTGQRIVDESTVLAAQLQYNLTLTSRIDAVVGYDYTKTNPDTKGTITGINEDSDQTTEMGAYLHTTTRLSDRLNFVAALRVDDHEHLEDPVFSPRAALVFSPADGHSLRTTYNRAFGTPTTNNLFLDLVAGRIPLTPTVGYDVRTQGVPKSGFTFNNTCAGGVNNYCMYSPFAPGVQLPATGAALWDAVLVPLALTNATLLATLPLLGLTPESFAAIVGNPGPGDLSSVLLRFNSENPSIPFLPDPGASPVARLKPTITNTYEVGYNGLIGGRLRIAASGYYTKINNFIGPLRVETPSVFLDGASVASFLVGRLTGVGIPLAFASQIAAEIAAGAAIVPLGTVAPDQRTNSDLILTYRNFGDVDFVGADVGFEWHASSRTTLTGSYSHVSKECFDFDGDGTCGSSRDIALNAPSNKGSIGLMYDNKVVGAFIGGRMRFSDGFPMNSGVYVGQVESYQVLDLNMGYHVPGYSGFIVSLTLNNAFGNLHQEFIGAPEIGRIGMLKLQYEF
- a CDS encoding B12-binding domain-containing radical SAM protein — encoded protein: MSSSSSPRAPLLLAHSYYLVYDEKQTRKMKPYAPLGTLVTAALVRERGYEVELFDSMLAPGVEAFERMLDDVRPDLVGILEDNFNFLTKMCTLRMRRAALEMIEAAKQRGCRVVVNGSDATDRPLVYLAAGADAVILGEVEETFCDVVDVLTADPGADLGAVPGLALPGPGSSDTGANGSPDSVRRTALRTRISDLDALPFPAWDLVDVEQYRAAWTRTHGRLSWNMATSRGCPYGCNWCAKPVFGRQYAQRSPANVAEELRLLREHVRPDHVWFADDIFGLTAGWIEDFADEVTKRGTRTPFSIQSRVNLMKPRSVAALDESGAEEVWLGVESGSQQVLDAMDKGTQIEQIREATRTLKAQGIRACWFIQLGYLGEHKEDILRTRDLILEERPDEIGVSVSYPLPGTPFYEAVRSQVGTKRNWEHTDDLDMLFHGTYTADFYRMLRDILHEEVDAYNGGGATLSAEWDELWAREAEFRNLVAVHD
- a CDS encoding methyltransferase domain-containing protein, yielding MISSTRVPAAVAAFDASADVFDGRFGTWASVAAQRRAVRRHLVGAFPPGARVLELGGGTGEDAIFLALKGRDVLLTDGSERMLHRATEKAVAQGCADRVDTAVLVLEEIEEFAAEWRSRGGELFDGAYSNFAALNCVADLRAVARGLAALLRPGAPALLVLFGQFPPGEVVVQLARGDPRTAVRRLARAPVPARLGGVDFTVHYPSPRKVAGAFAPEFRRVRTRGVGIFVPPSAAEPAISAHPRLLRALEALDRIAEAPLALLGDHVLVHLERTASHVVPGEGTLTPAPPARVSAEALRRFRTAYAEHRASEGRGRGGEDEVRALPYVRSGPTASQWRVRARSFERFISMVLDPLARELGPRPLHLLDLGAGNAWLSCRVRALGHRATAVDLRVDDVDGLGVLAGGASGPAAPPDRVAGSFEALPIADDAADIAVFNAAIHYALDLERALAEACRVVRAGGRIVVIDSPFYDSAAHGEAMVAEKQAQAEAQFGLLAPDLLALPFIEFLTADRLARASEPFGLAWRRRRVRYPLAYELRPLLARLRGRRAPSRFDVWEAKVP